In Acidobacteriota bacterium, a genomic segment contains:
- a CDS encoding glutamate-cysteine ligase family protein — protein sequence MSASHPITRKRLLRYFMDACKPREDWLVGMEIERLGRREADGLPLPYENGDASVRRVIDALMEHRGGSRVLEGALPIGVDADWGTISLEPGGQVEWSSRPAEDLEKLGEQLDLHLDAMHRVGEQLGVRWLQTAIDPELPLDQMPWMPKSRYHIMRPYLGERGRLAHLMMTQSASIQCAYDFADPEDFRRKFRCGALLAPIATALFANSSLYEGRETGYQSYRQRVWQETDPDRCGLPDVVFDEGFGLESWLDYVLATPAIFLHRARGTVPAGGVPFRELMVLSGCDAIRDEDWETHISTIFTDVRSYTYIEVRSADGLPDALAFSVPSLWTGLLYDESALDAALAIGEAWDSGPRWRETMECFARDGIHGSIGGRENRDLILETLRIAADGLTRAGCVGDGTRAGDALAAIADHHGLKL from the coding sequence GTGTCCGCATCTCACCCGATCACACGCAAACGCCTGCTGCGTTACTTCATGGATGCCTGCAAGCCGCGAGAGGATTGGCTGGTCGGCATGGAGATCGAACGGCTTGGACGCCGCGAAGCCGATGGGTTGCCGCTGCCCTACGAGAATGGCGACGCCTCGGTTCGTCGTGTGATCGACGCCCTCATGGAGCATCGCGGTGGAAGCCGTGTGCTCGAGGGCGCGCTCCCGATCGGCGTCGACGCGGACTGGGGCACCATTTCGCTGGAGCCTGGCGGGCAGGTCGAGTGGTCGTCGCGACCGGCGGAGGATCTCGAGAAACTGGGCGAACAACTCGATCTGCATCTCGATGCCATGCATCGCGTAGGAGAGCAGCTGGGTGTCCGTTGGCTCCAGACCGCGATCGATCCGGAACTCCCTCTCGATCAGATGCCGTGGATGCCCAAGTCGCGATACCACATCATGCGACCCTACCTGGGAGAACGCGGCCGACTGGCCCATCTGATGATGACGCAATCGGCCAGCATCCAATGCGCGTACGATTTCGCGGACCCGGAAGATTTCCGACGCAAGTTTCGCTGTGGGGCTCTACTCGCTCCCATCGCGACCGCCCTGTTCGCCAATTCGTCGCTCTACGAGGGTCGCGAGACCGGCTACCAGTCGTACCGGCAGCGCGTGTGGCAGGAGACCGACCCCGACCGCTGCGGCCTCCCGGATGTCGTGTTCGATGAGGGGTTCGGTCTCGAGAGCTGGCTCGACTACGTGCTGGCGACCCCGGCCATCTTCCTTCATCGAGCTCGCGGCACCGTTCCGGCCGGGGGTGTTCCGTTTCGCGAACTCATGGTTCTTTCAGGCTGCGATGCGATCCGAGACGAGGACTGGGAGACACACATTTCGACGATCTTCACCGACGTCCGCTCCTACACCTACATAGAAGTGAGGAGCGCCGACGGCCTTCCGGACGCTCTGGCGTTCTCCGTGCCGTCATTGTGGACCGGACTGCTCTATGACGAGTCGGCCCTGGACGCCGCCCTCGCCATCGGCGAGGCGTGGGACAGCGGGCCGCGCTGGCGCGAGACGATGGAGTGCTTCGCCCGTGACGGCATCCATGGCTCGATCGGTGGACGAGAGAATCGCGACCTGATTCTGGAGACCCTGAGAATCGCCGCCGACGGACTGACCCGCGCCGGCTGCGTGGGTGACGGGACGCGAGCCGGCGATGCGCTGGCCGCCATCGCCGACCATCACGGTCTGAAGCTCTAG